GAATGATGAATACACTGTGAGTGAAATTACTGAATAAGTCGTACTCTATAGTCAGCAATGTTCGATTCATCatgttttatttcaacttttcgATTTTACATCTCCATGTTGAAAAAAGACGAAATATTAAATCTTGTGTACAAAGGTATGCAATAAGATTTAAAATTGAGTACATGACAATTTCGAAAACCAGGTAGACTCCATTAGAAAACTGAGTTTACCTTGAAGTATAAAATCAAGAAGGGAATACACTCCTTTGTATAGTAGTGTGCTTATATTACATCTGTTTAACGCgacaaaagtacaaaaaacaCCCTCCGttgtaatttattgtatattacaattaGCCAGGAACACGCAACTTAACCAATGCTCCATTAAACCTGCTTAACTTAGATATTTCAATATGGTTACACTACAAGCaaaaggtatatatatatatatatatatatatatatatatatatatatatatatatatatatatatatatatatatatatatatatatatatatatatatatatatacatgtatctgtgtctgtgtctagCCGGCGAAGGAAAGAGATAGCGTACAATTAAATGGTTCAACCCACCATTCAGCAAGACCAATGTTGGAAAGGAACTCTTCCGTATACTTGAGAAACAGATCCGAAAGATTCTAAATTACACAAAGTTATCAACGCAAATGCGTTGCAATTATAAAATAAACGGGGTTAACAATGATGAAAACAAAGTTACTTACACGTTTGAATGCATAATCTATAAGGCTACTGTTACAAGCGATGCCAATGTGACGAAACATCGGCCTAACCGACATCACATCTAAAAcacgctatgcaaatcatgCCAAACCTTTCCGAAGCAAGTCATATGCTAACAGCACAGAATTATCAAAGTATATCTGGTATGTCTGTCTGAGGACAGACCATTCAAGATATCACGGTCAATCCTGTCAACAGGAAgcagttactcaaatgtgtctAAGAAATGCAATCATCTAAAGACACTATTCATGATAAATACAGGTAAGTCCAACCTTTTAAAGAAGCTTCGTTCTGAGTTGCTTTCgaagtgccgacacgaaaacaaattttacctgTCCAATTTCCATCCAACCAATCACCAAAAATGCTTTGACCCAACATGACACTTATATGTAGGCACCCGAAGCAAATTCTACCTATATCTGACCCAGTATGCTAGTAGAGTAGGGATCGTGTTACATTCAAAACAGCAGACATAAAACTAGGAGCAGATGGTAACTATGGAgacaaaaatgttcacaattgcTGTTAAAGTCTTTAGCTGCACGTGAACTTCTATAGTCGATTTATTTTTCAGAGTTTCCTGTGTGCCATCGATTTCTTATTCAATTAAGTTCATGTTATCAACTTTGACATCACCAGTTTGTTCTCGTGTCAACCAACTGTAAAGTCAAAGTTCCGAACTTGTCGCACTGAAAGGAATCTCAAGACAAAATCCAGGACTTTCTCAACTGGCATTGAGCCTTTCCACGAACCTAAACTGAGCAATCAAAAGCACAGTCACCGAACAAGGAAAACTTATTGACTGATGATGCTACATCTATCGATGCGATAAATACGCACGAAATGTATGGTGGCGATAAAACAACAGAACCGTAACGAAACACAGGATACTTAACGGCAGATCACATCCTAGGGTTCTTGAACGACTGCGCCGCATTACCGCCGTTTGATAAATACTGATgattacaacaaaatgaaaagaaGAAGTGAGTTCTGGAAGAGTCTGTCAAGTTAACTAAAATTGAAGAACGGATAAAAAGTAGCGTTGTCATTGTCATTAAACAATCTAGCTACATAGATGTCGATAGCTGGATATTTGGTCACTATGCTGTACTGATAGATGTTTGCTAGCATTTCAATATTACATTTCGAAAACTAAAATCACTGCAATTTTGAACTCTATTAATAACTTCTCAGAATTGTTTGTTATCATTCTGAGGTAGACAGTGACAGTATTTACTTCTATTGAGTACAAAAAGAGGTAAAAAGAtaaagaaaacacattttttaacattgtattttacaaaaaaagattCAACTGATAGATATGGCATGTAATTACAGAAATAGCGATTTCAATTAAACGTGTgtataattaataactattgtTTCGAAGAGTTGTCTGTTGTAAATATTATCATCGTTTAATTACAATGCTTGCTTGAAAATTGAGAAGAGATACGACACGCCTTTTAATATCAATGCTTGGGTATAAAATGCTAAACCCATAAATCCCTTTTGTTTCTGAAGACATAGCTCTCCCTTATTGTGATTATTTCCAAGTTTGTACCCAAAACATGGACACAAAACTCTCGATTGGCAGCGTTTGcggttaaaaatttaaaaactatgCTCGTAAATGTCAGATAAGATACAAGACTACGTAGTGATTTAGTAGTAAAACGTGCATGAAAAATCTATGGGCTATCTAAATCATAGATTGCAATCAAGACTAGAGTTGTTGAAAAGTCATAAAATTGGTGTTTAACGATTACACTTTACAAACAATTATTTTCCTATAATAAATGAACATACTTGAGACATTACCATGGCCAgcataaacaaatacaatgtACTATTATGCCGTTAGGATGGTGGTCAGACGGTCGGTTTCTACTCAGTGGTCTAGCCGATAATGTCTCAATAGCCATGATAGTAAACTTTAAAATCCATCAGATATACATTAAAACCATCAAACGGATCATAACTAAAATTAATGTAACGTTGAGTGAAAATGAATACAAGctgtatatttttatcaaaaacactatcatgttattttttttttaaatcgcccccccccccctcccaataAAAAGTCTGTTCAAAGTCATAACCGTTTACAAAACTGTAACAAGCATCTTGTTCATCTCTAAAATCATATTGACATGACTTGTATTAAACAAGTAACGACGATCTATACGTTTCTAATATCACACGTTGACGGGTGAATTTTTGTCTACACAATGATTCATTTATCATCACAACTTTGTAGAGTATACGCAATGCGTATTTTATGAAGGTAATACTTTTCATTTCACTATAATTTGGGTAGAAGAAGAAATCTTGAAAGACAATAATATCTAATGTACAGTTACAGCTATCGCCCCTCACATCAACCATTCTTAATTACTGGAAGGTAAGATCTGGACAAATGTAGACAGTATACTTGCTACAAAGTCTATGCCACAACGTGTATCTTTATCTGTCCTGGCGGCACTGAATGAATGTGTTGTATCTCAACCTTGGTTAACTGGAGTAACTGGCACAGAGGAAAGTGTGGGTAAAAGtaatacatttaaaaaaaatagctACTTGATCGGTTTCAGGATTCAAACTTATCTTGTCTTCTTATTAACGGCTTATTGAGCTCATCTGCATAAAACGataacaaattcataaaaagaaGAATTCGAAAGTCCTTAAAAGACATAAATTTCGAACTTTTTTCGATCAAGCTTGAACATATACATACAAATTGCCGACTATACTTTATAATTACACTTTCAATATCGTAAAAAAATCAGAGAGGAGCTCACTTTTGAACAGATCTGACCTATTTGAAAACTTCTTTTGTAGATTGATCCCACATAAATTATTGATGGATGACAAGTGATAAGTAAATACAGTACCATATTGTCTAAATACTTGCTAACTTAAAATATATCTGTTGTAAGTTGAGATTGGTTCTGGAATCAGAACATTATTTTAGTGTCTACATAGATGTTGTGAATGTAGTCATACGTTATCGATGAAAATGGTAAGCCAGGCAAGATTGCTCTTGCAATTCCAAATCTCCATGGAGACGAGGACGTTTTAATTACTTTAAATCAAGTCGTCCGCCTCTCGATATCCTGGCTCCGTAGCAACAAAGTAGTCATCCAGGTAGCCGTGCAGGAATTCAAAAGTTGGCCTATCAAAGGGTTCCTTGGCCCAACACTTCTCCATCATCTCGTACAAGCTGTCAGGACAGTGCATTGGTTTTGGCATTCTGTAACCGCGTTCGATCTGTTCCAGTACCTCCCTACCGTTCATGCCTGAAGTGGGTAAAAAGGATGTTTTAATGGTTAGATTTCTGAAACTGCTGGTTTGTGAGAAAATGATATTTAGTTGACTCATGATGACGTAATGAACACGtgcaataaaaaaatgcaaattaattttattattaCTGGATTAATCTGAAATATGTAATAATACTCACTTTCAACTCAAAAAGTCCTTTACTTTGTTATTTAAATCATGCAGTCGACAGACTTCGTTTATAAATATAGCTAGTTGCAAGCTTTGGTCAGATGAACCAACAAATGGTCTCAACATTATTGGTGATCACGTGCACGACACCATAGTTTGGTTTGGTTACTATTTACTTTTCTAATCCCACGTCCAGTCTGAGAATAGGCCAAACAAACAAAGTCTTACCCGCATAAGGCATCCTTCCCTTAGTGACGATTTCTGTGAGTAGGATTCCGTAACTCCAAACATCGGACTTGATAGTGAAACGGTTAAAGAGCGCCGCTTCTGGAGCCGTCCATTTTATCGGAAATTTAGCACCTTGGAGACACAATATAAGAAAAATTTAGTACACAAACGTCCAGTTCTAACAACTTCACTTCATTAATTATTATTAGaattaataatatatatatatatatatatatatatatatatatatatatatatatatatatatatatatatatatatatatatatattatatatatatatatacacttctTTGTACATTTCATTATGTTGCAACGTTGAATTAGTGTACGCCCTCTAAGTTAGATTCTTGAGATTCTGACCATACTTCAAATGCTAGTATAACATTATTTTACTATTCATCCTACATGTTCTATTTCACAAAGAATGGTAAAACAGCAGCACAAAACGGATGGATGGAATGTTCTTACCTTCTCTGGCTATGTACTCGTCTTCAATCAATCTCGATAAACCGAAATCAGCGACTTTGTAGTCCACTTTGTCACCGACCAATATATTCCTGGCGGCAAGATCACGATGAATGAAATTTTCCCTCTCCAAGTACGCCATTCCGGCGGCAATCTTGCAAACAGAAAATTGAATCAGTTGTCATTAATGCCATGGTCCGTGTAAAAATTTTTTGAGATGACAAAACGCCTCTATTTCACTACTACACATTCTCTTTCATCACACATAAACACTGGCAAAACAAATGAGTCAGGCTTGGAGGAAGATTTTAACTTTGTCAGGACTGAAAACATACATGACCTTGGTTCAAGATCATGCTTGTGTAATAAATCAGAACCTCTGATTATATTGCAGGTGACGTTGCAGGGCATAGATCGTCACGTGATCATGTCCTGGATCAGAGCCCATTAAACTATTTTCACACTGACGTCAATATTAAGTTTTACACGATGGGTAAAATATATCGACGGTGTTTTTCCGAAACGTTCGCATTGAAAACGAGCAAGATCACAGTTCGATACAACAAACAGCCTTAACCTTGGGTGCAGTCTCTATGGTCTCTGAAATAACTGACCAACAAGTCATATCGAGAGAACAATGATATGCTCAGAAACGCATACTGCCTCTGGTTTTTGACACACATTTCCTTTAGGTTGCAGGAGCTGGCTTTTCAACATTTCTATAAAACAGTGATCAGCGAAACTTTGATTGCGCTGAGGTGACGACAGGCCATTGCAACAACGCTGTGTAAAAACCATATGACCTGTAGGTGTGCGTAAAACAGCTTTGCGTAAAAAAATCACCGGGAAATGCCCAGCTGACGACCCATGCCAAGCTGGAACTGCTTAGCTACCGCATGTACACGAAAGAGTCTCACCTGTGCGGACATTTCTATCATGTCTGGTAGTTTAGCATGTTGACCCTGGCCGTCCCTCAGGTAATCCAGTAAACTGCCGTTCACCATCAATTCAGTGACAATGTAAATAGGTTCCTGTCAAAAATTGACAGAATTCCATGGCGTTAGGAATTTTCATACATCCGATCAATATTTAGAGCGATGAGGAAACTAAAGAGCATTGCGGTTGtggaatattttgtcaaaagataTAAAACGATGTTCAGAAATGGTAAAAGATTTCTCTTCTTCAAAACTCATTAAACAACTAGTATCAACTTTTTTCCTGGATTGTAAATTACAATGGAACACCTGACAGCGATAAAGAAGAGGAGTTCAGAACTAATGCACAGTAAGTGTGAAGAGCCACCGTCAACAACCACTGACATAAAACTTGATGTCTTCAGATATACGGAGATCGCGTTACCACTTAGAGTATAGGAAATGTTCTATTGTCACATGAGATGTTATTTAAATAAGGTACAAAATAAAGGTATATCATATTTGGCATTTTCTGAAGTATCATCACGTGATTCGATTTCTACACTTACCGCGTCTGAGCAGACAGCCAATAGATTTACAAGGTTATCGTGACGTAATCGTTTCATGACATTAGCCTCCTGAAGAAATGCCTCGGGCGACATACTGCCCGGTTTCAGTGTCTTTACCGCCACTTTGGTCACGTTGTTCCACATACCTGACATGGAATAGAATGCAAGACATTGGATTGAACAACTAGAAGCAATAAGCGTGTCTGGGACACAACcgacagcagcagcagcagcaacaacaacaacaacaacaacgacaacaacgaCAACGTCAACGACAATGAAAATAACAACCTAGTTGCAAACGGTTATTATTGCACTTTGCAGCAAAAAATGATCTTCACATAAGTTTTCAtacattttccaacattaaaTAAATACATGCTGTCGTATGTTGATGATATCATAGAGATATGGGTTTTGCATTGGATATGCGCGTCTCCACATATCATGACGTCATCAGACCTGTCCAATATCAGTTAATTTATTTACCATTATGACTCACGAAATTAAAAAAGTGAAGAACTTTTTATCTGGATTCAAAACTAGTTTATGGACGAATTgtagatgaaaatatgagagcTAGTACTAGTGTACCTTGCCAGACTTCGCCAAACTGTCCTGCACCAAGCTTTTTAACCAAAGTGAGCGATTCTCGTGGTATTTCCCATTTATCATAGCCAAGACCTGGTGTGTTCGGATTGTCCTTGGGACAAGCTTCGGTTAGTCGTGTGCACAGACCATCCGCACTCGCTGTCAGATAAAGATATATCATAGATTCGTGTTTTTGTTATCATAAATGTGTTTAAGTCAACGGGTCATTTTTAGGTCAAAACCTTTGAACCTTATTCTGAGGTCAATCTCGTATTACGTCATAGGCCATCTGATGATCAGGGTTCACAGTAGATAAAATGCCGAGATATTGCCTCATGTGTTGTGGCCTGAATTGTACACTCCCGTTGTTCTCACAGAACATTTTAGACACTGTTTTCGCCCGTATATGCCGTCTTATCTAAAAAAGGGTAAAACTAAGGGTAGTATACTTAACATTGCAGGAAAGACTCGTGTAATAGGGTAAAATTGCATTCGTTTAGAGAGCTTGGCCAATCAAACACGCAGATGAATCAATACCATTTTAATAGCCAACTATACAGAGTACCATCAGCATGTTAGAGCGATACATAATGTTTTTGGATTTCCCAATAAATAGCGCTGCAAGTTGTACCTTGGTAGTGCTTGACAAGGTCAGCGAGTGTTGGAAAGACAGCTCTAGCAGCGATGAAAAATCCACCATTATCCATAGTTCGGATTCTGTAATGTTTGACACTGTGACCTTTGGTGACGTCATAGTCGAGCACTGACATAGAGTAGGCACCTGTCAAAGAACAGATTGTTTCCATTGTAATGAGTTTTCAAATACGT
The DNA window shown above is from Ptychodera flava strain L36383 chromosome 5, AS_Pfla_20210202, whole genome shotgun sequence and carries:
- the LOC139134142 gene encoding tyrosine-protein kinase yes-like; protein product: MQPPSPTKSEPEATIYVGLYDYEARSTDDVAFMKGDRLLVTDKSAGDWWMARHLTTNHEGYVPSNYIAEEVSIESMDWFYGNIPRRDAEKKLKATGGMAGMFLIREAETAKGAYSMSVLDYDVTKGHSVKHYRIRTMDNGGFFIAARAVFPTLADLVKHYQASADGLCTRLTEACPKDNPNTPGLGYDKWEIPRESLTLVKKLGAGQFGEVWQGMWNNVTKVAVKTLKPGSMSPEAFLQEANVMKRLRHDNLVNLLAVCSDAEPIYIVTELMVNGSLLDYLRDGQGQHAKLPDMIEMSAQIAAGMAYLERENFIHRDLAARNILVGDKVDYKVADFGLSRLIEDEYIAREGAKFPIKWTAPEAALFNRFTIKSDVWSYGILLTEIVTKGRMPYAGMNGREVLEQIERGYRMPKPMHCPDSLYEMMEKCWAKEPFDRPTFEFLHGYLDDYFVATEPGYREADDLI